Proteins encoded in a region of the Spiroplasma endosymbiont of Amphimallon solstitiale genome:
- a CDS encoding DivIVA domain-containing protein gives MNICKKDIIDKEFTVDYKGYDSKEVDLFLDLVATNYEILEEFVNKLKKQNAILENNNYKLLKEIDILKTQILVLKQEKQKLEEKGVENVDIITRLSKLESIVHEE, from the coding sequence ATGAATATTTGTAAAAAGGATATTATAGATAAAGAATTTACTGTTGATTATAAAGGCTATGATTCTAAAGAAGTAGATTTATTTCTTGATTTAGTAGCTACTAATTATGAAATACTAGAAGAATTTGTAAATAAACTAAAAAAGCAAAATGCAATTTTAGAAAATAATAATTACAAGTTACTTAAAGAAATTGATATTTTAAAAACACAAATTTTAGTTTTAAAACAAGAAAAACAAAAATTAGAAGAAAAAGGTGTAGAAAATGTTGATATTATTACGAGATTAAGCAAATTAGAAAGTATTGTACATGAAGAATAA